The Schistocerca piceifrons isolate TAMUIC-IGC-003096 chromosome 5, iqSchPice1.1, whole genome shotgun sequence genome has a segment encoding these proteins:
- the LOC124799040 gene encoding uncharacterized protein LOC124799040: MLRHLQKSPFGLYDSEIAQLLEEVFDTNWSDIEIDDSGIVTDSIKKKIKFHIVKVQFSPSISTAMMSTSSSSDEESISTGVRKQFEYFNKYLNEDFFSNMAEKTNMKPVSSHGKSLNTTPDEINKYWAANIVISLLGFPKLRMCCEQCTRYPMVAENISRDHFYCLIASLKVVVDNAVSDNVKTTDRYWKIRPMLTMIRKACLQHPCPKMVSIDEQMVPFHGQVCMK, from the exons atgctaAGACATTTGCAAAAGTCACCATTTG GTCTATATGATTCAGAAATAGCTCAGCTTCTGGAAGAGGTCTTTGATACTAATTGGTCTGATATTGAAATTGATGACAGTG GTATTGTAACTGACAGCATCAAGAAGAAAATCAAGTTTCATATAGTTAAAGTTCA ATTTTCACCCAGTATCTCAACTGCCATGATGTCAACATCATCAAGTTCTGATGAAGAATCTATTAGTACAGGAGTTAGGAAACAGTTTGAATATTTTAATAAGTATTTAAATGAAGATTTCTTCAGTAATATGGCAGAAAAAACAAACATGAAGCCTGTTTCATCACATGGAAAATCTCTCAACACCACTCCAGATGAGATCAACAAATACTGGGCTGCAAATATTGTGATTTCACTTCTTGGTTTTCCTAAGCTTAGGATGTGCTGTGAACAATGTACTAGATATCCAATGGTTGCAGAAAACATAAGCAGAGATCATTTCTACTGCCTTATAGCATCTCTCAAGGTTGTTGTTGACAATGCTGTCAGTGACAATGTAAAAACAACTGATAGATACTGGAAAATAAGACCAATGTTGACAATGATTAGAAAAGCATGTCTGCAACATCCTTGTCCAAAAATGGTTTCTATTGATGAACAAATGGTGCCATTCCACGGGCAAGTCTGCATGAAATAA